A region of Lepus europaeus isolate LE1 chromosome 2, mLepTim1.pri, whole genome shotgun sequence DNA encodes the following proteins:
- the ARL6 gene encoding ADP-ribosylation factor-like protein 6, with the protein MGLLDRLSGLLGLKKKEVHVLCLGLDNSGKTTIINKLKPSNAQSQDIVPTIGFNIEKFKSSSLSFTVFDMSGQGRYRNLWEHYYKEGQAIIFVIDSSDKLRMVVAKEELDTLLNHPDIKHRRIPILFFANKMDLRDAVTSVKVSQLLCLENIKDKPWHICASDAIKGEGLQEGVDWLQDQIQAVKT; encoded by the exons ATGGGATTGCTAGACAGACTCTCAGGCTTGCTTGGCCTGAAGAAGAAGGAGGTTCATGTTTTGTGCCTTGGTCTAGATAATAGTGGCAAAACAACAATCATCAACAAACTTAAACCTTCAAAT gctCAATCTCAAGATATAGTTCCAACAATAGGATTCAACATAGAGAAATTCAAATCATCCAG ttTATCTTTTACAGTGTTTGACATGTCAGGTCAAGGAAGGTACAGAAATCTCTGGGAACACTATTATAA AGAAGGACAAGCCATTATTTTTGTCATTGATAGTAGTGATAAACTAAGAATGGTTGTGGCCAAAGAAGAACTAGATACTCTCCTGAATCATccag ataTTAAACATCGTCGAATTCCAATCTTATTCTTTGCAAACAAAATGGATCTTAGAGATGCAGTGACATCTGTAAAAGTGTCTCAGTTGCTGTGTTTAGAGAACATAAAAGATAAACCATGGCATATTTG TGCTAGTGATGCCATAAAAGGAGAAGGATTGCAAGAAGGTGTAGACTGGCTTCAAG